A DNA window from Microcystis aeruginosa NIES-843 contains the following coding sequences:
- a CDS encoding SIMPL domain-containing protein, protein MNYKKFCWAFLLSLILINTGLVMPSYADARELRTITVTGEGIENIATSQAIVRLGVEVQGKEAGKVQRETATRSDAVVKFLRSRQVEKLETTGISLQPNYDFSNNQRRLIGYIGANLISFQVDIAQAGVLIDEAVKVGATRIDGVSFTAGESAIAAGQRSALIKATEQAREQATIVLQALGLVPKETVSIQVGNTSNPVPIARSEAVFRSADAASSPVIGGEQTLRAAVTLEISY, encoded by the coding sequence ATGAATTACAAAAAATTTTGCTGGGCCTTTTTGCTGTCCCTTATCCTCATCAACACTGGATTAGTTATGCCTAGTTACGCAGACGCAAGAGAATTGAGGACAATTACCGTGACGGGAGAAGGAATAGAAAATATCGCCACTTCTCAAGCAATAGTGCGCTTAGGGGTAGAAGTTCAAGGCAAAGAAGCGGGTAAAGTACAGAGGGAAACCGCCACTCGTAGCGATGCGGTGGTTAAATTTCTCCGTTCCCGTCAAGTGGAAAAATTGGAAACCACCGGCATTAGTTTACAGCCCAATTACGACTTCAGCAACAATCAAAGACGTTTAATCGGTTATATCGGGGCTAATTTGATTAGTTTTCAGGTTGATATAGCCCAAGCGGGGGTTTTAATCGATGAAGCGGTAAAAGTCGGGGCAACACGCATCGATGGGGTAAGTTTTACTGCTGGGGAATCAGCGATCGCAGCTGGCCAGAGAAGCGCTCTCATCAAAGCCACAGAACAAGCTAGAGAACAAGCCACAATCGTGTTACAGGCCCTTGGTTTAGTGCCAAAAGAAACGGTTTCTATCCAAGTGGGTAATACCAGTAATCCCGTGCCAATCGCCCGCTCAGAAGCGGTTTTTCGGAGTGCCGATGCTGCCAGTAGCCCGGTTATCGGAGGGGAACAAACCCTGCGCGCTGCTGTCACCCTCGAAATTAGCTATTAA
- a CDS encoding type II toxin-antitoxin system VapC family toxin: MKQIFADTFYWVALINPQDNWHQRAREVTSSLKNVKLVTTDEVLVELLNFMSVRGANRKRRTVEFIDDLLQNPRLQVIPQNRESFLQGFELYRRRPDKEYSLTDCISMTVMQRLKISQVLTHDNHFQQEGFIILFE, encoded by the coding sequence ATGAAACAAATTTTTGCCGACACTTTCTACTGGGTTGCTTTAATCAATCCCCAAGATAATTGGCATCAACGAGCCAGAGAAGTTACGTCCAGTCTCAAAAACGTTAAACTTGTGACGACGGATGAAGTTTTGGTAGAGCTACTGAATTTTATGTCAGTCCGGGGAGCAAATCGGAAGCGGCGTACTGTCGAATTTATCGATGATCTGCTCCAGAATCCCCGCCTTCAAGTCATTCCGCAAAACCGAGAATCATTTCTGCAAGGCTTCGAGTTATACCGCCGCCGTCCAGACAAAGAATATAGCCTGACAGATTGTATTTCAATGACGGTCATGCAGCGCTTAAAAATCAGTCAAGTGTTAACTCACGACAATCATTTTCAGCAAGAGGGTTTCATAATTCTATTTGAATAA
- a CDS encoding choice-of-anchor C family PEP-CTERM protein, translated as MELKSCSQVTTIALGISSSILFTVSFVSPASAVNLIINGSFEEGDYDSNVVDPNFARLSQGSSALTGWTIGGAGVDWHNSNDMKFPIEGDLIIDLNLDGGSSGTLSQTFSTIIGQFYTLSFSLAGPDLSATNPSFPNPRQVSVQVAAVNQIFSTSASDHLDLQWQLHELSFQATGNQTTLTFSSLDNSGFWGPALDNVTVVSNAESVPEPSSILSILALGTLGAASTLKRQFKSSKSTEKETTKVS; from the coding sequence ATGGAACTTAAGTCATGTTCTCAAGTAACCACTATAGCTCTTGGAATAAGCAGTTCGATTCTCTTTACTGTTAGTTTTGTATCACCTGCTTCAGCAGTTAATCTGATTATCAATGGTTCTTTTGAAGAAGGAGATTATGACTCTAATGTTGTAGATCCTAATTTTGCACGACTAAGTCAGGGAAGTTCTGCTCTTACAGGATGGACAATAGGTGGTGCAGGCGTTGATTGGCACAACAGTAATGACATGAAATTTCCAATCGAGGGAGATTTAATTATAGATTTAAATCTTGATGGGGGAAGTAGTGGAACTTTATCTCAAACTTTTTCTACAATTATTGGACAATTCTATACTTTAAGTTTCTCTCTAGCGGGACCAGACTTGAGTGCGACTAATCCTTCTTTTCCTAATCCTCGTCAAGTTAGTGTTCAAGTTGCAGCAGTTAACCAAATTTTTTCAACATCCGCATCTGACCACTTAGATCTTCAATGGCAACTACACGAATTAAGTTTTCAAGCCACTGGTAATCAGACAACTCTAACATTCTCAAGTCTTGACAACTCAGGATTTTGGGGTCCAGCTTTAGATAATGTCACTGTGGTGAGTAATGCTGAATCAGTCCCCGAACCCTCCTCCATCCTAAGCATACTAGCCCTCGGCACACTCGGCGCAGCCTCAACCCTCAAGCGCCAATTCAAATCATCCAAATCGACAGAAAAAGAAACCACAAAAGTCTCCTAA
- a CDS encoding Uma2 family endonuclease: MTTLLVQATSAPLMIDLPWIMPMTEEQFYEFCLANRDLRIERSASGEVIVMPPAFSDTGNRNFNIALQLGNWSELDGTGLGFDSSAGFTLPNGATRSPDAAWIKLERWNALTEKQKASFAPICPDFVIELRSASDTVSSLQKKMEEYIANGTLLGWLIDRQNRQVYIYRPHQEPEILNAPETISGDPELPGFVLVMAKIW, translated from the coding sequence ATGACGACACTACTTGTGCAAGCGACCTCGGCTCCTTTGATGATTGATCTTCCTTGGATTATGCCGATGACGGAGGAGCAGTTTTATGAATTTTGTTTAGCCAATCGAGATTTACGCATTGAACGCAGTGCTAGTGGAGAAGTGATCGTTATGCCTCCTGCTTTTTCAGATACGGGTAATCGCAATTTTAATATAGCTCTGCAACTGGGGAACTGGTCAGAACTAGATGGAACGGGGCTTGGGTTTGATTCCAGTGCGGGTTTTACGCTGCCCAATGGTGCGACTCGTTCACCGGATGCTGCTTGGATTAAATTAGAACGCTGGAATGCTTTAACAGAAAAACAAAAAGCCTCTTTTGCCCCTATCTGTCCCGATTTTGTGATTGAATTACGTTCTGCTAGTGATACGGTATCCAGTTTGCAGAAAAAGATGGAGGAATATATTGCCAATGGTACTTTATTGGGTTGGTTAATCGATCGCCAAAATCGCCAAGTCTATATTTATCGTCCCCATCAAGAACCGGAGATTTTAAATGCTCCTGAAACCATTAGTGGTGATCCAGAATTGCCGGGGTTTGTATTAGTAATGGCTAAGATTTGGTAA
- the murA gene encoding UDP-N-acetylglucosamine 1-carboxyvinyltransferase, with amino-acid sequence MTIDTEHPYLEIQGRHSLKGEVKISGAKNAALVIMAGALLCSDECQISNVPALADIERMSQILSALGVQVRRTGDRLEIDGRDLQQAQAPYDLVSQLRASFFAIGPILARLGEAKVPLPGGCAIGARPVDLHVRGLQSMGADVLIDGGMVHARVKGNGRLKGANIYLDYPSVGATETLMMAATLAFGETILGNAAQEPEVIDLANFCVSMGAKIRGAGTNTIVIEGVSRLHSTDYSIIPDRIEAGTLLIAGAITRSEISLYPVIPSHLASVIAKLHEIGPEVVEDGPNRLRIIPRDLKATDIETLPYPGFPTDMQAQFMALLTLTEGSSVVNETVFENRLRHVAELKRLGADIKVKGNVALVRGVPFLSGAPVMATDLRASAALVVAGLAARGTTIVQGLHHLDRGYDNLEGKLRALGANLRRVDPLALELATLT; translated from the coding sequence GGCGGGGGCTTTACTCTGCTCCGACGAGTGCCAGATTAGTAATGTACCTGCCCTGGCCGATATCGAGCGGATGAGTCAAATTCTCTCGGCTTTGGGCGTGCAAGTCCGTCGCACCGGAGATAGACTAGAGATTGATGGCAGAGACCTCCAACAAGCTCAAGCACCCTACGATCTCGTCTCCCAGTTGCGAGCCAGTTTTTTCGCCATCGGACCGATTTTAGCCCGTTTAGGAGAAGCAAAAGTTCCCCTCCCCGGCGGCTGCGCCATTGGGGCCAGACCAGTAGATCTGCACGTTAGAGGCCTACAGTCAATGGGTGCAGATGTATTAATCGATGGCGGCATGGTACACGCCCGCGTTAAGGGTAATGGTCGTCTGAAAGGGGCGAATATTTATCTGGATTATCCCAGTGTGGGAGCGACGGAAACCCTAATGATGGCGGCGACTTTAGCGTTCGGGGAAACCATTCTCGGTAATGCGGCCCAGGAGCCGGAGGTGATTGATTTAGCCAATTTTTGTGTTTCCATGGGGGCAAAAATTCGCGGTGCCGGGACCAATACAATTGTCATCGAGGGAGTTTCCCGTCTGCACAGTACCGATTACAGTATCATTCCCGATCGCATTGAAGCGGGGACTTTACTGATAGCCGGGGCAATTACCCGCTCAGAAATTAGTCTTTATCCCGTGATTCCCAGCCATTTAGCTTCGGTAATTGCCAAACTGCACGAAATCGGTCCGGAAGTGGTGGAAGATGGTCCCAATCGTCTCCGGATTATCCCTAGAGACTTAAAAGCCACCGATATCGAAACCCTGCCCTATCCCGGTTTTCCCACAGATATGCAGGCCCAATTTATGGCTCTGTTAACTTTAACCGAGGGCAGTAGCGTGGTTAATGAGACGGTTTTTGAAAATCGTCTGCGTCATGTGGCCGAATTAAAGCGTCTGGGAGCAGATATCAAGGTCAAAGGAAATGTGGCTTTAGTGCGCGGTGTGCCTTTCCTCTCCGGGGCTCCGGTGATGGCCACGGATCTACGCGCTTCGGCAGCTTTGGTGGTAGCAGGATTGGCAGCCCGGGGGACTACTATTGTGCAGGGACTCCATCACCTCGATCGAGGTTACGATAATTTAGAGGGTAAATTAAGAGCATTAGGGGCAAATTTACGCCGGGTTGATCCTTTAGCCTTAGAATTGGCTACCCTGACCTAA